CTCCCTCTTCAAATTTTAAAGGCTTGTTTTTCTATTAAATGTGAAATGAGCCAGTGCTATTTTTCTTCTCCATATGTGATGACATGACagcaaatttgaaaaggggtTGGAAGAGTGCAAATTTTGAATCACATAACCAATGTCGAATTATCACAATGTGTCACAAGACATCAACATTCAACCATCACAATTAAGTCTCATTATCCAACAAAATTCCACCAAATAGCCATGTTTACCTTCAAAGATCTCCATTGAGAATCAGGCCATCTTGATGACGTATTCTCTCCAACGCCCACAATGGTTCCACTGAAcctgaaagaaaatgtaaatacACAGACCATCATAATTCCGAAGTTCTTCTGTTTAACAAGTGAGATGCGGACTGCAGGTAAAGATTGTCAACAAAGAATATAATCTGTAGAAATACCTTCTCTCTGGAACTTCCTCACCCTCAAATGTCATCTTAAACCTCATACCAACAGAGAGCTTGTGACTTTGAGCTTCAAGATACTTGTTTACACTGACAATAAATTCAGATCGACTTGTCCTGACCAAAAAAGTAATATAGTTTACTAGAACAGTTTCTTGCGCACACACAAAATGGATCCACTAGAAAGCCAGCTCAAAAAACATAGCACAATAGCAAGTATTACTTAAAGTGGTAAATTTAAGAAGATAAAAAACTTTTCAAGCCAACtcaaaaaattcttttaagcgTGTTGGAGACTGTAATATGTACATAGTATTATGGTAAATTATAAGTCTGTTGGTTAATTTTGTAAAGTTAAGACAAAACATTACATGAATAATAAATCTGTTATGCAAGATGTGATAAATTACGCGTTGATTCTTAGTTCAAGGATAACTACCTAAAAGGGAAGATATCTCATTCATCCCATATGGTGCTAGCACTGTATTGAAAACGATTAATGATGAACTCTCAAGACAATCAAACTTGGTTAGCACTCTGATCAAGATCAAAATCATTTGCATGCTTTAAAACCAGCAGTAAAACAATAATGTACAAATCCAAACTATCATAGACACTTTTTAATTGCATTATGTCAAAAGAGGAGAGCAAATTACCTAGGTTTATAAAAAACTGAAAAGAGAGTCCCGGTAGAAATGGCATGAGAAGCAGTAGCAAGCACACCCAGATGCATACTGTGACTGGATATAACAGAAGATGGCATATTGCTTGGTTGCCTCATAAGTCTTCTTACTCCAACCCGAAGCTCTCCACTTTCTCCTCTGGAAAATTAATAAGAGAACACGCTATTCGTAAATGGACTAGATTTAAGCGAGGAAAAAAAAGGGCAATTTCAAGATAAGGTAAAACATACATCTATATGGTCATTTCTACTTGCCTTAGAAATATAAATGCATCCCCTGCAACTAATTTCTTTGCACTAACAAATACACTCCAGCCAGTTGTCAGCAAGTGACGCCTAGGTTGACCTGAAAGCAGCAAGATTGTAAGAACTCAAAACAAGATACTACTGAGCCCAAACTCACAGAGAGCCTAAAGTATAAGAATCCCAAATTCATGTTACCACAAGCTGCGTAAACTCAAGTAACATTAGAGACAAATGTCTCTATTATTGTTGGTCACTAGaagctttttgaacaattcaagaGTTGTACTTTCCCATATTTAGCAGTGAATGGAACCCCAATCTAGGTTTGCAGTCCTCAATATCAAGAAATCAAAAGCATCCCAACCTCTAAATATATGCCTGAAATGCCATTCATTGCCATGAAGATCAGTCGCAACCAGTTCTTGCCAAGGCGGCTGCTGGGACATATCCTGCAAATGGATGATGCAAAAGCCACATTAGCATAAGCTAACATTTGTAGGAATCTGGAGCAGTGTATAAAAAGATCAATACCAGTGGAGGTAAACAATCATCTGCATGCCTCCGGAGAACAGAGAATCCACCATGTGTACTAGTATCAGAAGCTGTAAGGGTCTTGCAAAATGAATGGACAGTGCATCTCTCAGGTTCTGGCAGCGGTGGATCAGGACTTGTGACTTCACCTTGCTGTAACAAACAAGGAAACTTAAATAAAGCAAGCACAAGAACAAGGGAAAATGAAAATAGGAAGGAAAGCAATAAATTGAGCAGGCAGGTTCTTGCACAATATGTTTAAGAAGACAATTAAGATCAATGAACAAGAGTTTTACTAAGAAAGCATACATCTAAGTCAGGTAGCAGAGTAATCTGTGCATAGACCTCATCCGTCTCTGCTTCAGCCTGCAATCCCAGCAGAAATATTCGAAAAATAAGTGAATCAAGGGAGAGCAAAAGTCTTTTTGATGTGCAGGCAAACGGAGAAGGAAGTCCAATTACTGGCAAAGAAGATAATCCAGATAAACCTACCCGAAGATTAACATTCATAACTTTGCACAGAATTTTAGGTGGCAAATTGAAAGAAGGAAGCTGATGATCTAGCCCCTGAAGAGTAGATGCTTCAAGCTGTAATACGAAATCACTTTATAAATAACTCCAGCTAAAATCAGTTcattaatcaagagaaaatgaCGCCAATTAAATTAAACAAACCATCCCTAGATTGACAAATATGCAACTTTTAGATAAGTAAAGGGTCCATAACACTGCACGAGGGGAAGATCTATGCATTTTCAAAAACTCAAAGGCTTCAATTGGACAGAAAAAATGTATTAAGGCCATTAGAGGGGAATGGCAAGGGGTACATTTCAAAGATGAGAAAATGATAGTTTATTTAAACAGCAGCTGGATGATCAATACCGAACAAGAAGCAATGAAAAATGGCAGTACTTCCCCATACTCGATTAAACTAAGCAAATGATTTGGAAATGAACATAAATAAATACTGCACAACATGGTGGAATAGAGAATACacagaaaaaatattttaagtgCAAATAGCTACTAAAAAGATTCATTTAACTCATCCtatcaaatttgaatttcaatgaAATAATGGAGGACGGTGAAATTTATGAAAACCAAAAAACCTGCTCCATGTGTCCCTGTGGAAAGTAATACACTCTTTCCCCTTCGCGAGGTACAGTAACTAGGGGTCCAGCACAAGCATGCCAAAGTTCCTTATACAGAGCATCATTAGGTGACCCTGTCACAGAAAGCATAAAATTGAAACCACCAGCACACATCAATTGTATGCAAAATTTGCAAGAATTTAACATGAAAGAACTTAAACCTGGGTTAGGTCCTCCAgaaaaatgatttgcagcaaCGTGTGCCATAGGGAGACCACTCAATCTACTCAATATTGACTACCTAAGCTTTGATTGCTCCCGACCAACCAAAAACTTATATATGACGGTCAAGTTTTGCAGCACTGAAGGagccaagagaaaagaaagaagaaattcatcaataaaaaatcaacataaaaaaaaaattacataacTAGCCACTAGCAAATATATACAGAAACAAGGAAAGAAGTAAATTCTTTATATAGCTTCTGGTATTGTTCTCCTGATCTTAAATGCGGCAGAAGAAGGAATAGAAAGTAAACCTTTTATTCTACTGAAATCCAAAAGCAAGAATACGTGAATCACATGTAAAAGTGAATGTTTGATCCTATTTATCCTTCAATTCTGCAAAAATTTGCCATGTAAAGTCAACAAATTCTGTCTTTTACGTTTCCCAATGTATTCATCAATTTCTCAACACCGTCACCAGACACTCAACATCAGATCCATTTATCTCCAATGACTCCTAAACAGCCAAACCTCCTACACCATAACCCACCCACACCCCAAACTCACACACAGAGACACTGGAAGTAAACTAACTTTGATGGCTACTATAAATTCATTCATCCATGAACCATTCACAACATAGACATAAAAAGTCGAATTAAAACTATTCATTTCTGCACAAACTCAAGATCCGAAGATCCGAGTGCTACAACAAAAAAACCACAcatcccccaaaaaaaaaatacaaaattatatAGTACAATCAGCAAAATTTCCTACATGTACTTGCACAAGTTTAAGCCCGTGAGAACATCATAAAATAATTagcacaaacaaaaacaaaaaaaggaaatgaaaaaagTTACCAAACATCTTGTTTACCTATTTATTGACGAACTTTTTGGTCTTCAATATCCAAACCCGGAGAATCTCCGCCATTTCCATATTAAACAAATTCAATATCCTCTTACATCTTCCTTTTCCTAAGATTTCACCAGCTTCAGCTTCTTCAGCTACTGCAGCTTCAACT
This portion of the Coffea arabica cultivar ET-39 chromosome 2e, Coffea Arabica ET-39 HiFi, whole genome shotgun sequence genome encodes:
- the LOC113731954 gene encoding auxin response factor 1, with the protein product MAHVAANHFSGGPNPGSPNDALYKELWHACAGPLVTVPREGERVYYFPQGHMEQLEASTLQGLDHQLPSFNLPPKILCKVMNVNLRAEAETDEVYAQITLLPDLDQGEVTSPDPPLPEPERCTVHSFCKTLTASDTSTHGGFSVLRRHADDCLPPLDMSQQPPWQELVATDLHGNEWHFRHIFRGQPRRHLLTTGWSVFVSAKKLVAGDAFIFLRGESGELRVGVRRLMRQPSNMPSSVISSHSMHLGVLATASHAISTGTLFSVFYKPRTSRSEFIVSVNKYLEAQSHKLSVGMRFKMTFEGEEVPERRFSGTIVGVGENTSSRWPDSQWRSLKVQWDEPSSIVRPDRVSPWEIEPLVAATPPNPLPPQRNKRARPPVLPLAMQDLSSLGVWKSSVEPLYCDTSRSHDFYPSPKLSAATKASNLGYSDIKSMFWSNQVETATESVAPVTEKRQVNGYRLFGIELLERATVEDTSAVVASGAVEGDQPHLSRDSGSDQLSEPSHPNRSDVPSVSCDPEKSCLRSPHESQSRQIRSCTKVHMQGIAVGRAVDLTRFEGYDDLLKKLEEMFEIDGELFGSTKKWQVVYADDEDDMMMVGDDPWHEFCGMVRKIYIYTSEEAKKLSPKIKLPVGEVKSSKAATDVVALGTEEQSSNVGSGGHSC